In the Natronoglycomyces albus genome, CCGGGGTATTCCTGGGCCTGGCCGTTGCCGCCAAGTTCTACGCCCTGCTGTTTTTGGGCCCTCTGCTGCTGTTGGCATTGCGTAACAGACGTCTGGCCGAGCCACTCATCACCACCGCGACCGCGGCCCTTACCTGGGCGGCATTCAATTTGCCAGTGGCGTATTTCTGGACTGAGTCGTGGCTGGAGTTCTTCCGCCTCAACGAGACTCGCCATATCGATTGGGGTACCGGTTGGTACGTGTTGCGCGACCTCACCGGCTGGGAGGCGCTCAACGACACCGAGTTTGTCAACGACGCCTATTTCTTGGCTTTTCTCACCTGCTGCCTGGCCATAGCGGCCTTGGCATGGCTGGCGCCGACCACTCCCCGGTTCGCCGCCCTGTGTTTCCTGGTCGTGGCTGCCTTCTTGCTCACCGGCAAGGTCTGGTCGCAGCAGTTCGTCCTCTGGCTGATCCCGCTGTTGATTCTGGCGCGGCCCAAGTGGGGCGCTTTCTTGGTATGGCAGGGCGCAGAGTTGGGCTATTTCTTGGCCTTCTACGGCAAAATGCTCGCCGTATCCACTGAGGACCAACGTGGGATCAGCGAAGGCTGGTTCGTGCTTGCCGCCGCCGCCCGGTGGCTGGCAGTGGCATGGCTGTGTGTGCTCGTGGTGCGGGAAGTCCTTCAGCCGCAACGGGACGTGGTGCGTACGACGTCGATGATGAGGGGAGACCCCGAGCCGGGAATCGATCCAGACGCGGGGTTGTTGAAACCCACATTCAAACCCAAGGCGACCGCGAGCTGATCGGGTTAAGCCTCCGGGGGTGAACCGATATTGTGCTGTCGCGCCCACTTCAAGAGTTCGGCTTCGGCCTCGTCGCGGTCCAATGGGCCTCGCTCCAACCGCAGTTCCTTAAGGTGTTTCCAGGCCTGGCCGACCTCGGGGCCAGGCTGCAAGCCAAGCAATTGCATGATCGCGTTTCCGTCCAGGTCCGGGCGCACTGCCCGTAGGTCCTCTTCGGACTGAATACGCGCGATGCGTTGCTCAAAGGCGTCATAGTCGGCTGCCAGCCGAGCCGACTTACGCCGGTTGCGGGTCGTGCAATCGGACCGCACCAGCTTATGTAGGCGTTCCAGCTCATCTCCGGCGTCGGTGACATAGCGGCGCACAGCCGAATCGGTCCATCCAGATTCGCCATAGCCATAGAAGCGCAGGTGCAAGAAGATCAGCTGGGAGATCGAGGCGATGTCGTGCTTGGGGAATCGCAACGCGCGCAGTCGCTTGCGAGCCATGCGCGCCCCCACGACCTCATGGTGGTGGAACGTCACTCGGCCAGATTCGGCCGTTCCCTTGGTGTCGGGCTTACCAATGTCGTGCAAAAGCGCCGCGATGCGCAAAATGACATCGGGCTGACCCTCTTCGTGCGCAAGGACATTGCGCACCACTTGCAAAGTGTGCTCGTAGACGTCCTTGTGTTGGGCGTGTTCGTCAATGGACATGCGCATGCGCGGCAGCTCGGGCAAGAAGTAGTCAGCAAGTCCACAGTCGACCAAAAGCCGGAGGCCGACGACGGGATCTGGAGCCCCCATGAGCTTCACAAACTCATCTCGAATCCGCTCGGCCGTAATGCGTCGCAGTTCCCCCGCCAAGTCGGTCATCGCCTGTTTGACATCAGGGTCGACATCGAAACCCAGCTGCGCCGCGAAGCGAGCGGCTCGCAGCATCCGCAATGGATCATCCAAGAACGAACTCTGCGGTGAACCAGGGGTACGGATGGTGCGCTGGGCTAGGTCGCTCACCCCGCCATAGGGGTCGCAAAACTCGGTACCGCCCTGGCCCAACCGAACGGCCATAGCGTTGATGGTGAAGTCACGCCGGACCAGATCCTCCTCCAGCGAATCGCCGAAGGCCACCTGCGGGTTGCGACTGAGGCGGTCATAGTTGTCAGCCCGGAAGGTCGTCACCTCGACCTGATGGCCGGCGAACATCGCCCCGATCGTCCCGAATTCGGCCCCAGTCGTCCACACTGTGGTCCCGTGCTCTTGCAACAGACGCGTCGTATCCTGTGGACGGGCATCAGTCGTAAAATCCAGGTCTGTACATGAGCGACGCAAAATGGCGTCGCGGACGGGCCCACCCACCAAATACAACCGATATCCGGCAGAGTGGAACACCCTCCCGAGTTCTTCGGCCACGGGCGGGACAGCAATTTGGTTTCCGCTACGGTCAGACATCGATCCGCAAGCTTACACAGGCCGCCGAGCGCACGCTCAACCGCGAGACAATCAGGCGGCGAACGTCTCTATGGTGAAAGAAACGACTCATGGCTGATCACGGCAACAGCGCGGGTCCCCACGGCTGGGGCCAGTTCCAGGGCGACGAGCCCCCACGGAACCGTGCAAACCCGCACGACTCGAGCCCTGGCAGCCTCCCACCTCGCCGGGGACAACCAGGCTACGGCGGCTACGGTGGCTCCTACTCGCACCATCACCCGCCCCCCCACAACCGGCAGCCACCGAACGACCCCAGAGGCGGGCCACACCACCAAGACCAACAATTTCAGCCATACGGATCTCAGCAGCAGGGGCCAACCCCGCAGGCACCCGTCCCGCCCGAGCCTGGAGTTCCCACCTCCGCCCCAGCCAGCGGCGCTGAGTCAGTCGACCCCGCCCAGGGCCCGCCGCGCAAGAGCGTGGCCCGTTCGAGCCTGATCATGGCGGCCGGTTCACTCGTTAGTCGCATGACCGGTTTCGGCCGCACTGTCGTCATCGGCGCCGCGCTCGGCGCGACATTGCTGGGAAACTCCTACACCACCGCCCAGTACTTCCCACAAATGATCTTCGAGCTGGTCATGGGCGGCATTCTGACCTCGGTGATCGTCCCCTTGCTCGTGCGAGCCAAGAAAAACGACCCCGATGGCGGCTGGGCCTTCACCCAACGACTTCTCACTTTGGCGTTCTGCCTGCTGGCCACAGCGACCCTCCTGGTGACCCTCGGCGCCCCCTTGCTGGCCGCACTCATGGCTTCCGAAGGCAACCGCTCCTTGGTCACGCAGCTGTCCTATCTCATGCTGCCCGCGATCCTGTTCTACGGACTAGCCGCGCTGCTGGGCGGCGTCCTCAATTCCCGGGAACGCTTCGGCGCTCCCATGTGGGTGCCCATCATCAACAACCTGGTGGTCATCGGCGTCGGTATCGCCTTCTTCATCCTCTATACCCGCAACCAGCCCATCGCCGAGGACGGCGAACGGATCGGGTTCACCCTTGAGGCCATCACTCCGGGAATGATCTGGCTGCTCGGTGCCGGAACCACCGCCGGAATCGTGCTGCAAGTGCTGGCGCTGTGGCCCGCCTTGCGACGGGCGGGGTTTCGCTGGAAGTGGCGTTTCGACTTCCGCGCCGGGCTCGACCTAAGCCAGATCGGCACCCTCGCCGCGTGGACGCTCGTCTTCGTCGCGTTCAACCAAATCGCCGTCATCGCCGTGCTGCGCATCGCCAACGCCGCCTCCGACACCACCGACGGGTTCGTGCCCGGGGCGCTGGTCTACAACAACGCCTATCTGATGATGATGATGGCCCATGGAATCGTTGCCGTCTCGGTGATCACCGCGCTGATGCCGCGCATGGCATCGGCCGCCGACGACAAACGGTTCGCGGAAGTCGCCGCTCACATGTCCTCCGGAGCGCGAATGGCGGGCCTACTTCTGGTGCCGATCGCCGGGGCGTTCATCTTCCTGAGCGTGCCCATCTCCCAGGCGATATTCCAATGGGGTTCCTATACCGAGACCGCCGCGCTAGCCACGGCGAACGCCCTGTTGGTCGTGGGCCTGATCTTGATCCCGTTCTCACTGAGCCAACTGCAGATCTATGCGTTCTACGCACTGACCGACACCAAGACGGTAGCGTTGATAACGATTCCCGTCGTAGCCATCCGCATCGGCGGATATCTCCTATCGTTCGGGATACTTCCGGCGCAATGGGTGGTCGTGGGGCTGATCGTCTCCAACGGAGCTTCCTACGTGGCCTCGTTCGGGTTGTCATTGATGCTCTTGCGGCTCCGCCTA is a window encoding:
- a CDS encoding glycosyltransferase family 87 protein, with the protein product MTQGSETGEPGPDQAEEPSVAGAAKQASHGRDLIVAPSQEDGIVRAASELIGGPHGEHARTPRRAFWTPIRVILLVAVAVFALSWLQKYPCASGGWEDYQQYTQACYTDIRALYGAERLNEGAVPYRDHPVEYPVLTGWFMGIWGLSSYEIGQRSDINDGALFYHLNAIVLFAFGIAAVYALYAMRRNRPWDAMMLAAAPIMVVTASVNWDLFAIGLGMAFFLCWRRTHIFAAGVFLGLAVAAKFYALLFLGPLLLLALRNRRLAEPLITTATAALTWAAFNLPVAYFWTESWLEFFRLNETRHIDWGTGWYVLRDLTGWEALNDTEFVNDAYFLAFLTCCLAIAALAWLAPTTPRFAALCFLVVAAFLLTGKVWSQQFVLWLIPLLILARPKWGAFLVWQGAELGYFLAFYGKMLAVSTEDQRGISEGWFVLAAAARWLAVAWLCVLVVREVLQPQRDVVRTTSMMRGDPEPGIDPDAGLLKPTFKPKATAS
- a CDS encoding CCA tRNA nucleotidyltransferase, encoding MSDRSGNQIAVPPVAEELGRVFHSAGYRLYLVGGPVRDAILRRSCTDLDFTTDARPQDTTRLLQEHGTTVWTTGAEFGTIGAMFAGHQVEVTTFRADNYDRLSRNPQVAFGDSLEEDLVRRDFTINAMAVRLGQGGTEFCDPYGGVSDLAQRTIRTPGSPQSSFLDDPLRMLRAARFAAQLGFDVDPDVKQAMTDLAGELRRITAERIRDEFVKLMGAPDPVVGLRLLVDCGLADYFLPELPRMRMSIDEHAQHKDVYEHTLQVVRNVLAHEEGQPDVILRIAALLHDIGKPDTKGTAESGRVTFHHHEVVGARMARKRLRALRFPKHDIASISQLIFLHLRFYGYGESGWTDSAVRRYVTDAGDELERLHKLVRSDCTTRNRRKSARLAADYDAFEQRIARIQSEEDLRAVRPDLDGNAIMQLLGLQPGPEVGQAWKHLKELRLERGPLDRDEAEAELLKWARQHNIGSPPEA
- the murJ gene encoding murein biosynthesis integral membrane protein MurJ; amino-acid sequence: MADHGNSAGPHGWGQFQGDEPPRNRANPHDSSPGSLPPRRGQPGYGGYGGSYSHHHPPPHNRQPPNDPRGGPHHQDQQFQPYGSQQQGPTPQAPVPPEPGVPTSAPASGAESVDPAQGPPRKSVARSSLIMAAGSLVSRMTGFGRTVVIGAALGATLLGNSYTTAQYFPQMIFELVMGGILTSVIVPLLVRAKKNDPDGGWAFTQRLLTLAFCLLATATLLVTLGAPLLAALMASEGNRSLVTQLSYLMLPAILFYGLAALLGGVLNSRERFGAPMWVPIINNLVVIGVGIAFFILYTRNQPIAEDGERIGFTLEAITPGMIWLLGAGTTAGIVLQVLALWPALRRAGFRWKWRFDFRAGLDLSQIGTLAAWTLVFVAFNQIAVIAVLRIANAASDTTDGFVPGALVYNNAYLMMMMAHGIVAVSVITALMPRMASAADDKRFAEVAAHMSSGARMAGLLLVPIAGAFIFLSVPISQAIFQWGSYTETAALATANALLVVGLILIPFSLSQLQIYAFYALTDTKTVALITIPVVAIRIGGYLLSFGILPAQWVVVGLIVSNGASYVASFGLSLMLLRLRLGLLGMRHVATGLLAMATAAAVAGAAVYLLWMALPDFSGSKGGQIGIAMLLGTMFIVLYALLCYLLRLPEARKVSASVRAKLGR